ATCATTCACCCCGAGAAGCGCCGCGGCTTCGCCGGAGGTGAACTTGCGCATTTCCTTGGAAGCATCTGGCGGAAATAGACTTTCTGCCTGCGCATGAAGCTGCGCGGTCAGCCGTTCCGAATGGTCGCGAATAACCGCGTTCAGATCGTCTTCTTCGGTGATATCCTGCATCTGCGCGCTGTCCTGCTCACTGTCTTGGCACGGGCTTTGCCCTGTGCTGCCTCGTGCCGTGCCCTGTTCCGTTTGGCGTCTTTGGCGCCCTGGCGTGTTCACGGTTTCTGGCGTGTTCCGGCTCTTTTCCGTGACTATTGCCGGAGCTATGCGAGTCGCGCAAGAAGTTTTCCACATTCCTCAGTAGGATGGCGCCTGCCGTGGTTCAGGAAGCACCTTGCAGGAGACAGCGTGTCGCCGGGCCCGGACGCTGGACAGGGTCGGTTTGACCGCCCTGCGCGGGCCGGTCATCCCCTAGAGCGTTGCCGCGCGCGGGGCGCGCCGCGGCCGATCAGCGCCACGAGATCGGCGGTGACCGCGACGAGGTTCACCCGCGGCGGCACCGCTACGTAGACCGGACGCCAGTCGGGATCGAACTTGTTCTTGAAGGCGCGCAACCCCTCGAAATTGTAGAGGGCGCCGCCGTGCTGGTAGACGAAAGCGCCGAGCTGGCTGCTGAGCCGCGTGCCGCGCCGGGTCTCGAGCCCCGAGAGGGGCGCGTTGCCGAGGCTGAATTCGGCAAAGCCCTCGGCCTTGAAGTGCAGAAGGAGCTCGGTGAAGAGGAACTCCATGACCCCCGCCGGCGCCTCTTCGACGTGGCGCATCAGATCCAGCGTGGCCCCGCTGCGGCGGTCGGTCTGCCAGAGGTTGGCAAAGGCGACGATGCGCCCCGCGTGGCGGATCACCGCGATCGGCGTGCGGTCGAGGTACTCGGGCACGAAGGCGCCGACGGAGAAGCCCTTTTCCCCGCCCGCCTTGCTGCGCAGCCAGGCGTCCGAGATCGCGCGCATCTCGGCCATGAGGGCGGGCGCATGCGGCGGCGCCAGAACCTCGAAGCTCAGCCCGTCACGCAGCGCACGGTTGTGCGTGGTCCGCAGGCGCTTGCGGGCGCTGCCCTCGAGCGAAAAGGTGGCGAGATCCACCACCGCCTCCTCGCCGAGCTTGTGCAGCGCTAGGCCCATGTCGATCCAGAGCGGGGCGGAGGCGCCGGAGACGGCGTAGAACACCGGGCGGGCGTTGGCGGCATAGGCGGCGTCGTGGAACTCCCAGGCCAGCGCGGCGGCCTCTCCGGGGCGGCCCACGGGCTCGTGCAGGGCGACCCAGCTGCGGCCCTGCGTGCGGTACATCAGGAAGCTCTCGCCGCTTGCCGAGAAAAGCAGCGACTTGTCCCCGGTGAGCGCAATATTGGCCTCGGGTGTGTCGCTGCCGCGCAGGATGGCCTCGGCGCGGTCGAGATCGGCGGGGGTCGGCAAGCTCAGCGAAAGCCGCCCCGGCCGCAGCGCGTAGCGCAGCAGGAAGAGCCCCATGACGATCAGCCCGACCAGCATGGCGCGCAGGGCGCGGGGCGCGGCGCTGTCCTCGGCGAATTGCCACCACATGTCGCCGCTGTAGGGGGTCGCCTTGTGTGCGAAGAAGAGCACGCCGAACAGCATCAGCCCGAGCGAGAGCATCAGCAGCAGCCAACGCAGGCTGAGCACGTTGCGGGTGAGCCGCGTCGCACGGTAGAACTCGCGCCGCGCCGGCAGCAGGACCAGCGCGCCGAGCCCCAGCAGCACCGCGCGGTCATAATCGACGCCATGCGCGATGCTCGCCCCGGCGCCGACCAGCAGCGCGAGGAGCGCCAGCCACCAAGCGCCCTCGACCCGGCGCAGCAGCCCGTGGGCGATCACCAGCAGGCAGGCGCCGAGCGCGCTCGACAGCAGCGCGCCGCCCTCGACGAAGAACAGCGGCAGGACAAGCTCCAGCTCCTCGGTCCAGGCGTTGGTGGGGGGCAGAAGGCTCGCGATCATCATCATCGCGCCCGAGGCGAAGACCATCGCCGCCATCGCCAGCGGGGTCAGCGCGCTGATCGCGCGGAACACCGGCAGCATCACCGCGCGGGTCGACCCGCTGGCCATGCGCAGCTCGGCCAGCGCCATCAGCGCCAGCGCCACGGCGAAGGGCACGAGGTAGTAGACCATCCGGAAAAGCAGCAGCCCGGCCGCCGCCTCGCTCACCGGCACCGAGCGGGGCAGGGCGGCGATGATGATCGTCTCGAACACCCCGACGCCGCCCGGGACGTGCGACAGCACCCCGGCCATGACCGCGACAGAGAAGACCGCGAGGAAGGTCGGAAAAGCGCCCCCGCCGGTCGGCAGGAGCAGGTGAAGGACCAGCGCCGAGAGCAGCGTCTCGACCGCAGTGAACACGAATTGCCCCGCCATCAGCCCCGGTGAGGGCGGTCGGAAGCTGAGCCCGCGCAGGGTGAAGGGCCTCTGGCGCAGTGATAGCGCCAGCATGAGGCCGGAAATCACCGCGATGCCGGCGACGGCGGCCCAGCGGATCACCCCCGGCGGCCAGTGGATCAGCGCATCCAGCGCGTGCGGGTGCCAGACCAGCGCGGCCAGGCCGATCACCGAGGCGCCGGTGCCGAAGGCCACCGAGCCGAAGACCGAGATCGCCGCGATGTCGTAGGGAGAGAGCCCAAGCGCAGAGTAGATGCGGTAGCGCACCGCGCCGCCGGTGACCGGGCCCGCGCCGAGGTTGTTGCCGATGGCGTAGCCGAGAAAGCCGCCCGAGGCGACCACCGGGAAGGGCAGGCGGCGACCGATGTAGCGCAGCGCCGACCAGTCATAGCCGATCAGCGCCGCGTACCCCCCGAAGGTGCACAGCAGCGCCAGCGCGACGGTGGGCAGCGGCGTGGCCCGGACCATGTCCATCACGTCTTGCAGGTGGACCGGTGCCAGCAGCCGGTAGAGCGCCCAGCCCCCCGCGGCAAAAAGCGCCGCGGTGATGAGGTAGGGCAGGAGCAGTCTTGCGCGCGCGCGGGTCGTGTCGGTCACATGTCGGTCCATCGTCGAGGCGGCAAGGCATCACCGGGACGATGCCCTGCGACCTGCCGGTCAGTGCTTCTTGGTCGGCGGGCGCAGCGACCACATGCTGCGCAAATCGAATTCGGTGGCGAGGTGCTGGAGCCCTCCCATCCCCGCATGACCGATAAGATAGACCCAGACAAGAGAGCCGAAGGCCGCGTGCAGCTCGAACAGGCCGTTGCCGGGGCGGTCCGGGCGGTCCGGCACCATGACGTCGCGCTCATCGCCTGTACCAGCCCATCCCGGCCATCGGCCACTGCATCTTTCCCGGGTGCGCGCGCAGTTGCGCAAGCGCTTCGGGCCTCGAAGCGGGCCACGGCCCTGCTAAGTTCGGGGCATGCGTCCCTGCGACGCCGATCACCGCAGCCAAACAGACCGGACCGATCCCGATGAGTTCCTTTGCCTCCCTTGTCCTTCCGACGCTCGACTCGCTTGGTGTCTGGTCCTACTGGCTCGTCGCGCTTGCCGCCCTTCTCGAGGGCTGGTGGGTGACCGGCGTTGTCGTGCCCGGCACGGTGATCGTCGACGCGGGCGGGGCGCTGGTGCGGCTCGGGCATCTCGACTTCTTCGACCTTGTCTGGTTCGTGGCCGTCGGAGCGATCATCGGCGGCGAGGCGAGCTGGCACAGCGGGCGCTGGCTCGGTACCCGGGTGAGGCTGCCGCGCAGTGGAGCCTTCCACCGTGCCGAGGAGCTGGTGCGCAGGCACGGCCCTCTGGCGCTGCTCTTGGGGCGTTTCCTCGGGCCGGTCGCGAGCCTCGCGGCCCTGGCGGCGGCGCTTTCGGGCATGGACCGGCGGCAGTTCCACGTCTGGAACGCGGTGAGCGGCGTCGTCTACGCGCTGGTGCATGTCGGCATTGGCTATGTCGCGGGCGACATCGTCGCGCGGCTCGCGCCCTACCTGCCGCGGATGGCGCTGCCGCTGGCGGTGATCGCGCTGCTGGTGTTGATCACCTGGGCGGTGACCCGGCAGGTGCGGCGGGGCGCCCCGGCGCTGCTGGCGGGGCTTCATATCCTTGCGGACCGCATCGCCGCCTGGCCGGTGGCCCGGCGTCTCGCGGGGCGGCATCCCCGGGCGATGAGCTTCCTGCGGCGCCGGCTCGATCCGTCGCATGGGGGCGGGCTGCTGGCCACCGGGATTGCGCTGCTGCTGGTCTATCTTGTCGGGGTCTTCGTGGACGGGGCGCTCGACCTTGCGCTGGTCCCCGACGCGGCGGCGCTGGATGCGCGGGTGTCCAACCTTGCGCATGCGTATTGGACGCCGCTGGGACTGGAGGTCGCGGGCTGGGTCACCCAGGCCGGGCACGTGC
The Alloyangia pacifica DNA segment above includes these coding regions:
- the mprF gene encoding bifunctional lysylphosphatidylglycerol flippase/synthetase MprF translates to MTDTTRARARLLLPYLITAALFAAGGWALYRLLAPVHLQDVMDMVRATPLPTVALALLCTFGGYAALIGYDWSALRYIGRRLPFPVVASGGFLGYAIGNNLGAGPVTGGAVRYRIYSALGLSPYDIAAISVFGSVAFGTGASVIGLAALVWHPHALDALIHWPPGVIRWAAVAGIAVISGLMLALSLRQRPFTLRGLSFRPPSPGLMAGQFVFTAVETLLSALVLHLLLPTGGGAFPTFLAVFSVAVMAGVLSHVPGGVGVFETIIIAALPRSVPVSEAAAGLLLFRMVYYLVPFAVALALMALAELRMASGSTRAVMLPVFRAISALTPLAMAAMVFASGAMMMIASLLPPTNAWTEELELVLPLFFVEGGALLSSALGACLLVIAHGLLRRVEGAWWLALLALLVGAGASIAHGVDYDRAVLLGLGALVLLPARREFYRATRLTRNVLSLRWLLLMLSLGLMLFGVLFFAHKATPYSGDMWWQFAEDSAAPRALRAMLVGLIVMGLFLLRYALRPGRLSLSLPTPADLDRAEAILRGSDTPEANIALTGDKSLLFSASGESFLMYRTQGRSWVALHEPVGRPGEAAALAWEFHDAAYAANARPVFYAVSGASAPLWIDMGLALHKLGEEAVVDLATFSLEGSARKRLRTTHNRALRDGLSFEVLAPPHAPALMAEMRAISDAWLRSKAGGEKGFSVGAFVPEYLDRTPIAVIRHAGRIVAFANLWQTDRRSGATLDLMRHVEEAPAGVMEFLFTELLLHFKAEGFAEFSLGNAPLSGLETRRGTRLSSQLGAFVYQHGGALYNFEGLRAFKNKFDPDWRPVYVAVPPRVNLVAVTADLVALIGRGAPRARQRSRG